The proteins below come from a single Papaver somniferum cultivar HN1 chromosome 11, ASM357369v1, whole genome shotgun sequence genomic window:
- the LOC113322258 gene encoding phospholipid-transporting ATPase 1-like isoform X1 gives MPKGDQPLLASSLSHSSPVLPPLPLSSSCSCLCPNSSYSPAESGEARRRSFDSKEHQVVSTQDTDCHTEPFHHSDSIGRVKRFHTADPHFFQELLLECPTQKGRQLVSWGTMELQGNSKPSEISMTSLVQEKLEKSQRVRHKSMQFEDNLSQEDSRVIYVNDPRKTNDKYEFTGNEIRTSKYTVITFLPKNLFIQFHRVAYLYFLAIAALNQLPPLAVFGRTVSLFPLLFVLCVTAIKDGYEDWRRHRSDRNENNRESLVLQLGKYRLKKWKKIRAGEVVKILANETIPCDMVLLGTSDASGIAYIQTMNLDGESNLKTRYARQETVSMAFGGGSNIGGTITCEHPNRNIYEFTANMKFDGHKFPLSQSNIILRGCQLKNTEWVIGVVVYAGQETKAMLNSAASPSKRSRLESHMNRETLWLSVFLFTMCVVVALGMGLWLRANSHQLDTLPYYRRRYFTTGIKNGGLYNFISIPMEILFSFLSSVIVFQIMIPISLYITMELVRLGQSYFMIEDKRMYCSNSQSRFQCRSLNINEDLGQIRYIFSDKTGTLTENKMEFRRASLYGKNYGSSLHDTDHSVQESSIEEVAKPKSEIAIDSELVELLHKNLDGDERTVAHEFFLTLAACNTVIPMVNRPSSVSGMLTEIHEDVGAIEYQGESPDEQALVSAASAYGYTLTERTSGHIVVDVNGEKLRLDVLGLHEFDSVRKRMSVVIRFPNNAVKVLVKGADSSMLNILGKENNKDNRKDLLSRDINHATQNHLTEYSREGLRTLVLASRDLTDEELEEWQCCYEEASTSLIDRSAKLRQTASLIECNLNLLGATAIEDKLQEGVPEAIESLRQAGIKVWVLTGDKQETAISIGLSCKLLTPDMQQIIINGTTEEECRNLLADAKVKYGVKSSMCSMSKHLRQKKIVENDYLQIPVETRISNAGQWPVETVPDMTNTALIIDGNSLVYILEKDLESDLFDLATSCKVVLCCRVAPLQKAGIVDLIKSRTDDMTLAIGDGANDVSMIQMADVGVGLCGQEGRQAVMASDFAMGQFRFLKRLLLVHGHWNYQRVGYLVLYNFYRNAVFVLMLFWYILYTGYSTTSAITDWSSMLYSIIYTSVPTIVVGILDKDLSHKTLLEYPKLYASGHRHESYNMPLFWLTMIDTLWQSLVLFYVPVFTFQGSSIDIWSMGSLWTIAVVVLVNIHLAMDIQRWLLLTHLATWGSIVITYACMVVLDSIPIFPNYWTIYHLATSATYWVTILLITVLALLPRFLFKVLRQRVWPSDIQIAREAEILRKRRHILQPKPDQSSS, from the exons ATGCCTAAAGGTGACCAGCCATTGCTAGCATCATCACTGTCACATTCTTCACCTGTGCTGCCTCCTCTGCCGCTTTCGTCTTCTTGTAGTTGCCTCTGCCCCAACTCTTCGTACTCCCCGGCAGAGTCCGGAGAGGCTCGAAGACGTTCGTTTGATTCAAAGGAGCATCAGGTTGTTTCTACTCAAGATACAGATTGTCACACGGAACCCTTTCACCACTCAGATTCCATCGGTAGGGTGAAACGTTTTCATACGGCTGATCCACATTTTTTCCAGGAGTTGCTTTTGGAATGCCCTACTCAGAAAGGAAGGCAGCTAGTGTCCTGGGGTACAATGGAGCTGCAGGGCAATTCAAAACCTTCAGAAATTTCTATGACTTCTCTTGTGCAAGAAAAGCTGGAGAAATCTCAGCGTGTTCGCCACAAAAGTATGCAATTTGAAGATAATCTATCACAAGAAGATTCTAGGGTGATTTATGTTAATGATCCTCGAAAAACAAATGATAAGTATGAGTTCACAGGGAATGAGATTAGAACTAGCAAGTACACTGTGATCACTTTCTTGCCGAAGAATCTGTTTATTCAATTCCATCGAGTTGCTTACTTGTATTTTCTGGCCATCGCCGCTCTGAACCAGCTCCCCCCTCTTGCTGTTTTTGGTAGAACGGTATCGCTTTTTCCTCTGCTCTTTGTGCTCTGTGTGACAGCTATTAAAGATGGATATGAAGATTGGCGAAGACACAGATCAGACAGAAACGAGAACAACAGAGAATCTCTTGTGCTGCAACTGGGCAAGTATCGTCTAAAAAAGTGGAAAAAGATTCGTGCTGGTGAGGTTGTTAAAATACTTGCCAACGAGACAATTCCATGTGACATGGTTTTGTTAGGGACAAGTGATGCTAGCGGGATAGCATACATTCAAACAATGAATCTTGATGGTGAATCGAACTTGAAGACGAGGTATGCCCGGCAAGAAACTGTTTCAATGGCTTTTGGTGGGGGCAGTAATATTGGAGGGACTATCACATGTGAGCACCctaatagaaatatatatgagttCACAGCCAACATGAAATTTGATGGGCATAAATTTCCACTCAGCCAATCGAACATCATTCTGCGGGGTTGCCAGTTAAAGAACACGGAATGGGTAATCGGTGTTGTTGTATATGCTGGACAGGAAACAAAGGCAATGTTAAATAGTGCAGCTTCTCCTTCCAAAAGAAGCAGACTGGAAAGCCATATGAACAGGGAAACCTTGTGGTTGTCGGTTTTTCTTTTTACTATGTGTGTGGTAGTGGCGCTTGGGATGGGTTTGTGGCTCAGAGCCAACAGTCATCAGCTCGATACCCTGCCTTACTATAGAAGAAGATACTTTACAACAGGGATTAAGAACGGGGGCCTATACAATTTTATTAGTATCCCCATGGAAATTCTGTTCTCATTTTTGAGTTCTGTTATTGTGTTTCAGATTATGATACCAATATCGTTGTATATTACAATGGAGTTGGTCAGGTTGGGGCAATCGTACTTCATGATTGAAGATAAGAGGATGTATTGCTCTAACTCTCAGTCAAGGTTCCAGTGCAGATCGTTGAATATAAATGAAGACTTAGGTCAGATACGGTACATATTCTCCGATAAGACTGGGACTTTAACTGAGAACAAGATGGAATTCCGTAGAGCCAGCTTGTATGGCAAGAATTATGGGAGCTCCTTGCATGATACTGACCATTCAGTGCAGGAATCATCTATTGAAG AAGTGGCAAAGCCCAAATCTGAAATAGCCATTGATAGTGAGCTTGTTGAGTTGTTGCATAAGAACTTGGATGGAGATGAAAGGACAGTGGCACATGAGTTTTTCCTTACATTGGCGGCTTGTAATACTGTTATCCCAATGGTTAATCGACCTTCTTCTGTTAGTGGGATGTTGACTGAAATACATGAAGATGTAGGAGCTATTGAGTATCAGGGTGAATCTCCTGATGAGCAAGCCTTAGTTTCTGCTGCTTCTGCCTATGGATACACTCTTACTGAGCGTACATCTGGGCACATCGTGGTTGATGTCAATGGTGAGAAATTAAG GTTGGATGTATTGGGCCTGCATGAGTTTGATAGTGTGCGCAAGAGAATGTCAGTTGTTATTAGATTTCCTAACAATGCCGTAAAAGTGTTGGTGAAGGGAGCTGATAGCTCAATGCTCAACATTTTGGGTAAAGAGAATAATAAGGACAACCGCAAAGATCTTTTGTCAAGAGATATAAATCATGCAACTCAGAATCATTTGACAGAGTATTCTCGAGAAGGTTTGCGCACGCTTGTCCTTGCTTCAAGGGATCTTACAGATGAAGAACTCGAAGAGTGGCAGTGCTGTTATGAAGAGGCGAGCACTTCGTTGATTGACAGATCCGCCAAGTTACGCCAGACAGCATCTCTCATAGAGTGTAATCTTAATCTTCTTGGGGCTACTGCAATTGAGGATAAGCTACAAGAAGGTGTTCCAGAAGCCATTGAGTCCCTTCGGCAAGCAGGTATTAAAGTTTGGGTTCTTACTGGGGATAAGCAAGAGACTGCAATTTCAATCGGCCTCTCATGCAAACTCCTGACCCCAGATATGCAGCAGATTATTATAAATGGTACTACTGAGGAGGAATGCAGAAACCTTTTGGCTGATGCAAAGGTCAAGTATGGTGTGAAATCATCAATGTGTAGTATGAGTAAGCATTTGAGGCAGAAAAAGATTGTTGAGAATGACTACCTTCAAATTCCTGTTGAAACACGGATTTCCAATGCGGGACAATGGCCTGTGGAAACTGTACCTGATATGACCAACACGGCTCTCATAATCGATGGGAACAGTCTCGTGTACATATTAGAAAAAGATCTGGAGTCAGAT CTTTTCGATCTAGCAACTTCTTGTAAAGTTGTGCTCTGTTGCCGTGTCGCTCCTTTGCAGAAAGCCGGGATTGTGGATCTAATTAAAAGCAGAACAGATGACATGACACTGGCTATTGGAGACG GGGCTAATGATGTTTCAATGATCCAAATGGCGGATGTTGGCGTCGGATTATGTGGTCAAGAAGGACGTCAAGCAGTTATGGCATCTGACTTTGCCATGGGGCAGTTCAGGTTTCTGAAAAGATTGCTCCTTGTACATGGTCATTGGAATTATCAGCGTGTTGGATATTTGGTGTTGTACAACTTCTACCGTAACGCAGTATTTGTACTGATGCTGTTCTG GTATATCTTGTACACGGGTTATTCTACGACATCTGCAATAACAGACTGGAGCAGTATGCTCTATTCCATTATTTATACTTCTGTCCCTACGATAGTTGTAGGTATTTTGGATAAGGACTTGAGCCATAAGACACTGCTCGAGTACCCAAAGCTTTATGCATCTGGACATAGGCATGAGAGTTACAATATGCCACTTTTCTGGCTCACAATGATTGATACTCTGTGGCAAAGTCTTGTTCTCTTCTACGTTCCTGTATTCACCTTCCAAGGAAGTTCCATAGATATTTGGAGTATGGGCAGTCTATGGACAATTGCTGTTGTTGTACTTGTGAATATCCACTTGGCTATGGACATTCAGCGTTGGCTATTACTTACTCATCTTGCCACATGGGGATCTATAGTCATCACATATGCATGTATGGTGGTATTGGATTCCATCCCGATATTTCCGAATTACTG GACAATTTATCATCTGGCAACCTCGGCTACCTATTGGGTCACCATTTTACTTATCACCGTTTTAGCATTGCTCCCTCGTTTCCTTTTCAAGGTTCTGCGTCAGAGAGTTTGGCCTTCTGATATTCAGATAGCAAGAGAAGCAGAAATATTGAGGAAACGACGTCACATTCTGCAGCCAAAACCAGATCAAAGTTCAAGTTGA
- the LOC113322258 gene encoding phospholipid-transporting ATPase 1-like isoform X2 has protein sequence MELQGNSKPSEISMTSLVQEKLEKSQRVRHKSMQFEDNLSQEDSRVIYVNDPRKTNDKYEFTGNEIRTSKYTVITFLPKNLFIQFHRVAYLYFLAIAALNQLPPLAVFGRTVSLFPLLFVLCVTAIKDGYEDWRRHRSDRNENNRESLVLQLGKYRLKKWKKIRAGEVVKILANETIPCDMVLLGTSDASGIAYIQTMNLDGESNLKTRYARQETVSMAFGGGSNIGGTITCEHPNRNIYEFTANMKFDGHKFPLSQSNIILRGCQLKNTEWVIGVVVYAGQETKAMLNSAASPSKRSRLESHMNRETLWLSVFLFTMCVVVALGMGLWLRANSHQLDTLPYYRRRYFTTGIKNGGLYNFISIPMEILFSFLSSVIVFQIMIPISLYITMELVRLGQSYFMIEDKRMYCSNSQSRFQCRSLNINEDLGQIRYIFSDKTGTLTENKMEFRRASLYGKNYGSSLHDTDHSVQESSIEEVAKPKSEIAIDSELVELLHKNLDGDERTVAHEFFLTLAACNTVIPMVNRPSSVSGMLTEIHEDVGAIEYQGESPDEQALVSAASAYGYTLTERTSGHIVVDVNGEKLRLDVLGLHEFDSVRKRMSVVIRFPNNAVKVLVKGADSSMLNILGKENNKDNRKDLLSRDINHATQNHLTEYSREGLRTLVLASRDLTDEELEEWQCCYEEASTSLIDRSAKLRQTASLIECNLNLLGATAIEDKLQEGVPEAIESLRQAGIKVWVLTGDKQETAISIGLSCKLLTPDMQQIIINGTTEEECRNLLADAKVKYGVKSSMCSMSKHLRQKKIVENDYLQIPVETRISNAGQWPVETVPDMTNTALIIDGNSLVYILEKDLESDLFDLATSCKVVLCCRVAPLQKAGIVDLIKSRTDDMTLAIGDGANDVSMIQMADVGVGLCGQEGRQAVMASDFAMGQFRFLKRLLLVHGHWNYQRVGYLVLYNFYRNAVFVLMLFWYILYTGYSTTSAITDWSSMLYSIIYTSVPTIVVGILDKDLSHKTLLEYPKLYASGHRHESYNMPLFWLTMIDTLWQSLVLFYVPVFTFQGSSIDIWSMGSLWTIAVVVLVNIHLAMDIQRWLLLTHLATWGSIVITYACMVVLDSIPIFPNYWTIYHLATSATYWVTILLITVLALLPRFLFKVLRQRVWPSDIQIAREAEILRKRRHILQPKPDQSSS, from the exons ATGGAGCTGCAGGGCAATTCAAAACCTTCAGAAATTTCTATGACTTCTCTTGTGCAAGAAAAGCTGGAGAAATCTCAGCGTGTTCGCCACAAAAGTATGCAATTTGAAGATAATCTATCACAAGAAGATTCTAGGGTGATTTATGTTAATGATCCTCGAAAAACAAATGATAAGTATGAGTTCACAGGGAATGAGATTAGAACTAGCAAGTACACTGTGATCACTTTCTTGCCGAAGAATCTGTTTATTCAATTCCATCGAGTTGCTTACTTGTATTTTCTGGCCATCGCCGCTCTGAACCAGCTCCCCCCTCTTGCTGTTTTTGGTAGAACGGTATCGCTTTTTCCTCTGCTCTTTGTGCTCTGTGTGACAGCTATTAAAGATGGATATGAAGATTGGCGAAGACACAGATCAGACAGAAACGAGAACAACAGAGAATCTCTTGTGCTGCAACTGGGCAAGTATCGTCTAAAAAAGTGGAAAAAGATTCGTGCTGGTGAGGTTGTTAAAATACTTGCCAACGAGACAATTCCATGTGACATGGTTTTGTTAGGGACAAGTGATGCTAGCGGGATAGCATACATTCAAACAATGAATCTTGATGGTGAATCGAACTTGAAGACGAGGTATGCCCGGCAAGAAACTGTTTCAATGGCTTTTGGTGGGGGCAGTAATATTGGAGGGACTATCACATGTGAGCACCctaatagaaatatatatgagttCACAGCCAACATGAAATTTGATGGGCATAAATTTCCACTCAGCCAATCGAACATCATTCTGCGGGGTTGCCAGTTAAAGAACACGGAATGGGTAATCGGTGTTGTTGTATATGCTGGACAGGAAACAAAGGCAATGTTAAATAGTGCAGCTTCTCCTTCCAAAAGAAGCAGACTGGAAAGCCATATGAACAGGGAAACCTTGTGGTTGTCGGTTTTTCTTTTTACTATGTGTGTGGTAGTGGCGCTTGGGATGGGTTTGTGGCTCAGAGCCAACAGTCATCAGCTCGATACCCTGCCTTACTATAGAAGAAGATACTTTACAACAGGGATTAAGAACGGGGGCCTATACAATTTTATTAGTATCCCCATGGAAATTCTGTTCTCATTTTTGAGTTCTGTTATTGTGTTTCAGATTATGATACCAATATCGTTGTATATTACAATGGAGTTGGTCAGGTTGGGGCAATCGTACTTCATGATTGAAGATAAGAGGATGTATTGCTCTAACTCTCAGTCAAGGTTCCAGTGCAGATCGTTGAATATAAATGAAGACTTAGGTCAGATACGGTACATATTCTCCGATAAGACTGGGACTTTAACTGAGAACAAGATGGAATTCCGTAGAGCCAGCTTGTATGGCAAGAATTATGGGAGCTCCTTGCATGATACTGACCATTCAGTGCAGGAATCATCTATTGAAG AAGTGGCAAAGCCCAAATCTGAAATAGCCATTGATAGTGAGCTTGTTGAGTTGTTGCATAAGAACTTGGATGGAGATGAAAGGACAGTGGCACATGAGTTTTTCCTTACATTGGCGGCTTGTAATACTGTTATCCCAATGGTTAATCGACCTTCTTCTGTTAGTGGGATGTTGACTGAAATACATGAAGATGTAGGAGCTATTGAGTATCAGGGTGAATCTCCTGATGAGCAAGCCTTAGTTTCTGCTGCTTCTGCCTATGGATACACTCTTACTGAGCGTACATCTGGGCACATCGTGGTTGATGTCAATGGTGAGAAATTAAG GTTGGATGTATTGGGCCTGCATGAGTTTGATAGTGTGCGCAAGAGAATGTCAGTTGTTATTAGATTTCCTAACAATGCCGTAAAAGTGTTGGTGAAGGGAGCTGATAGCTCAATGCTCAACATTTTGGGTAAAGAGAATAATAAGGACAACCGCAAAGATCTTTTGTCAAGAGATATAAATCATGCAACTCAGAATCATTTGACAGAGTATTCTCGAGAAGGTTTGCGCACGCTTGTCCTTGCTTCAAGGGATCTTACAGATGAAGAACTCGAAGAGTGGCAGTGCTGTTATGAAGAGGCGAGCACTTCGTTGATTGACAGATCCGCCAAGTTACGCCAGACAGCATCTCTCATAGAGTGTAATCTTAATCTTCTTGGGGCTACTGCAATTGAGGATAAGCTACAAGAAGGTGTTCCAGAAGCCATTGAGTCCCTTCGGCAAGCAGGTATTAAAGTTTGGGTTCTTACTGGGGATAAGCAAGAGACTGCAATTTCAATCGGCCTCTCATGCAAACTCCTGACCCCAGATATGCAGCAGATTATTATAAATGGTACTACTGAGGAGGAATGCAGAAACCTTTTGGCTGATGCAAAGGTCAAGTATGGTGTGAAATCATCAATGTGTAGTATGAGTAAGCATTTGAGGCAGAAAAAGATTGTTGAGAATGACTACCTTCAAATTCCTGTTGAAACACGGATTTCCAATGCGGGACAATGGCCTGTGGAAACTGTACCTGATATGACCAACACGGCTCTCATAATCGATGGGAACAGTCTCGTGTACATATTAGAAAAAGATCTGGAGTCAGAT CTTTTCGATCTAGCAACTTCTTGTAAAGTTGTGCTCTGTTGCCGTGTCGCTCCTTTGCAGAAAGCCGGGATTGTGGATCTAATTAAAAGCAGAACAGATGACATGACACTGGCTATTGGAGACG GGGCTAATGATGTTTCAATGATCCAAATGGCGGATGTTGGCGTCGGATTATGTGGTCAAGAAGGACGTCAAGCAGTTATGGCATCTGACTTTGCCATGGGGCAGTTCAGGTTTCTGAAAAGATTGCTCCTTGTACATGGTCATTGGAATTATCAGCGTGTTGGATATTTGGTGTTGTACAACTTCTACCGTAACGCAGTATTTGTACTGATGCTGTTCTG GTATATCTTGTACACGGGTTATTCTACGACATCTGCAATAACAGACTGGAGCAGTATGCTCTATTCCATTATTTATACTTCTGTCCCTACGATAGTTGTAGGTATTTTGGATAAGGACTTGAGCCATAAGACACTGCTCGAGTACCCAAAGCTTTATGCATCTGGACATAGGCATGAGAGTTACAATATGCCACTTTTCTGGCTCACAATGATTGATACTCTGTGGCAAAGTCTTGTTCTCTTCTACGTTCCTGTATTCACCTTCCAAGGAAGTTCCATAGATATTTGGAGTATGGGCAGTCTATGGACAATTGCTGTTGTTGTACTTGTGAATATCCACTTGGCTATGGACATTCAGCGTTGGCTATTACTTACTCATCTTGCCACATGGGGATCTATAGTCATCACATATGCATGTATGGTGGTATTGGATTCCATCCCGATATTTCCGAATTACTG GACAATTTATCATCTGGCAACCTCGGCTACCTATTGGGTCACCATTTTACTTATCACCGTTTTAGCATTGCTCCCTCGTTTCCTTTTCAAGGTTCTGCGTCAGAGAGTTTGGCCTTCTGATATTCAGATAGCAAGAGAAGCAGAAATATTGAGGAAACGACGTCACATTCTGCAGCCAAAACCAGATCAAAGTTCAAGTTGA